The genome window TCTTTCTGCTGCTTCTTAACTTCGCCGTATATTTTTCCCGCCACTCAACGGCCTTCGGACTCCAGTTAAAGAGCATCATAATGATAAGGACCACTGCGTAAATCAACATACGATAATCGTTGAGGCCACGCAGAAGCTCCGGCAGCAGGGTCAGAACGATCGCTGCCAGAATAGAGCCGCGAATATTTCCGATTCCGCCAAGCACCACGAATACCAGAATCATAATAGACATATTATATCCAAAGTTCTTCGGCTGTGCCGTCAGAGTCGCCAGATTATGTGCATAAATGACTCCTGCAACTCCTGCAAGCGCCGCTGAAATCGAAAACGCCATCAACTTATACTTGGTAATATTAATTCCAATAGACTCCGCCGCGATACGATTGTCACGTATCGCCATAATCGCACGTCCGCTCCGTGAATAAATCAGATTCTGCACGATAAACAGTGTGATCAGGATCAGGATTACTCCCACCGTAAAGGTGGAATCCTTCGGTGTTCCCGTGATTCCCTGCGGTCCGTTAATGATAATCTTTCCTCCCTCTTCAAGTCCAAGAGAAAGAGAGTCCTTCGTGGAAAAATGAAAACCGGCCGAATCCTTCCCGATAAATAATATATTTACCACGTTCTTAATAATTTCTCCAAATGCCAGAGTAACGATCGCCAGGTAATCGCCCTTCAGGCGCAGAACCGGAATTCCGATCAGTATACCGCATATTCCCGCACAGACCGCGCCAATCAGAAGTGCAAGAAAATACCTTACGCCTGCTGTCGGAATTACTTCGACCATGCATTTTGAGAAAAACGCACTGGTAAACGCTCCCACACACATAAATCCGGCGTGTCCAAGGCTGAGTTCTCCTAAAATCCCGACCGTGAGATTTAAGGATACTGCCAGGATTACATAGGCGCAAAGCGGCACCAAAAGTCCTTTCAGAAGACTGGAAATGCTGCCCGTCATCACCAGGACCTGTGCAACTATATAAATTCCAATCACCATCAAATATGTAATCAGATTATTCCGTGTTATTTTATTCATCTTCTTCATGCCGTCCACCTACACTTTCTCCTGAATGTTCTTACCAAAAATTCCAGTAGGCTTCACGATCAATACCACGATCAACACACCGAATACAATGGCGTCCGCAATCTGCGATGAAATATAGGCTTTTCCAAAAATCTCGATCACGCCCAGGAGAATTCCTCCAATCATCGCCCCCGGAATAGAACCGATTCCGCCAAATACCGCCGCAACGAATGCCTTGATACCAGGCATAGCTCCTGTATAAGGGGTCAGTGTCGGGTAAGCTGAACATAAAAGTGCTCCCGCAACTGCCGCCAGCGCAGAGCCAATGGCAAATGTAAGCGCGATCGTCGCATTCACATTGATTCCCATAAGCTGCGCCGCCCCCTTATCCTCGGATACCGCGCGCATCGCCTGTCCTGCCTTAGTCTTCCTGATAAAAAGCGTCAGCCCCACCATGATCACAATACAGGAAATAATCGTTACGATCGTCTCTCCGGAAATAGTAAGCTGACCATCAGCCAGCTTAATGGCCGGCACCGAAACAACCGACGTAAAAGACTTTGTGTTTGCCCCAAAAATCAAAAGCGCCACGTTCTGAAGCAAATAGCTCACGCCAATAGCTGTAATAAGAACCGCCAGAGATGAAGATGCATTTCTAAGCGGTCTGTATGCAATCCTCTCAATCGCAACTCCAAGTATGGTACAAAAAACAACTGCGATTAGCACCGCCACTACTGGTGGCATACCTGCCCCGGTAACCGCCAGCAGCACTACATATGCACCAATCATAATCACATCTCCGTGTGCGAAATTCAGCATCTTGGCAATTCCATAAACCATAGTATAGCCAAGTGCAATGATCGCATAGACGCTTCCCAGACTGATACCATTAATCAAATAAGATACAAAGCTCATTCCTATCCCCCAATTCCTTTTATATTGATGTCATCCCCCGCATTTTCACTTCAAACTCCGAATCAAAAACTTCTTTACCTGCGGACTATTATGAATATTATACCTCAATGTATCATGTATTCCAACTACTTATTAAGTATATATCAAAATCAAGGTCTGCCGCATCTTATTTCAAGTATGCATGGCAACAAAAACAGAAGGCTATCCGACACAGATAACCTCCTGTTTAAATAAACCTACTCTACAACTGCATAGTCACCATCAGCAATCTTAACAACCATCGGTGCCTTGCTCGGCTCTCCGCTTGCTTCCCATTTCAGGCCTTTTGCGGTCACACCGTCAATTGTAATCTCAACCATAGCGCCCTTCAGTGCGTCACATACATCAGACGATTCCATATCTGCTTTTACATCAGCTTTCTCCATTGCTGCTTTAATTGCGTAAACTCCATCATACGCATCTGCTGCAAACTGGTTCGGAGTATGTCCATATTTATCCTGGAAGTCTTTAACGAACTTCTGTATCGTCTCATCTGTTGAGGTCGGTGTAAACGGGCTCAGGAATAACAGATTGTTTGCCAGGTCTGCTTCAAATCCTTCTACACCCAGAATACCGTCCATACCGTCACATCCGAAGAAAATCGGGCTAAAGCTCATACCTGCAGCCTGCTTAAGTACCAGAGCCGCCTCTGAATAATAGAACGGAAGGAATACCAGCTCAGCTCCTGCATCTTTTGCCTTCTGAAGCTGTACGGAGAAATCCGTCTTGCTCTCGCCTGTGAACTGCTCTGCCGCTACGATCTCGATATTCTGATTCTTTGCTTCCTTTACAAAAGCTTCGTAAATGCCGCTTGAATATACATCTGAGCTATCGTAAATGACAGCAACCTTTTTTGCGATTCCATTCTCACCAATATATTTTGCAGACTCAAGTCCCTGCATCGGGTCTGAGAAACATACACGGAATGCATTATCATACTGTACGCACTCTACTGCAGTTCCTGACGGTGTCAAAAGGAACATATTATCTGACTGGGCAACCTCGCCTACCGCTACACACGGTGCAGACGTTACTGTTCCGAGAAGTGCCTGCATTCCCCAGTCCTTCAGAGTATTATAGGCGTTGACTGCTTTCTCAGCGTCATTCTCGTCATCCTGAAAATCAAATTCAACCTGACAGCCATTGATTCCGCCTGCCTCATTAATTTCAGCAACTGCAAGCTCTGCTCCATCTTTTACTGCCTGTCCGTAAACAGCCGCGCCACCAGTCACAGGACCGATTCCGCCAATCTTGATCTTATCACTGCCACCTTCACTTTTTTCCTTGGAGCCGCAACCGGCAACAAGGGTCACTGCCATAGCTGCCACTAAAGCAACTGACAATATTTTTTTCATCTTTCTCATTGTTTTAACCTCCCGAAAAAACAGATTGCGCTCTGTTATTTATATACTTAGCAATATTACACGAATTTTTGATATATGTCAAGCAATTCTTTCATTTCTTTGCAATTTAGTTACTTGTAATCCGAAATTCCACCTTGGGGTGGAATTTAATCCTTCCATTCGAATAGTGGAATTTACTTTTTCAATTCACCAATTTAATCTTATTATACTTCACGTCCACTCACATTAAATTTTGCATTAGATTTTTGCACTGTATATTGCAAACTATTTTTGCATATGCTATAATGCCAGCAGGCAAAAAGAAGTCAGTAGTCCATACAGGACGACAACGAAAAGCCCCAGTGTGCCAGCACTGGGGCTTTTCTATTCCCTGTTTTGGAATGGTAGGGCTTAAGACCATAGGTCAGTTACCGACTACTTATCGCCATCTAACCATTTGCTAATGAGGTGGCAAACCACACCAGCCACAACAGCGACAATAAAAGAAGTCAACATATCCATACAGAACACCTCCTTCCCGTACCTGGTATCGGAGGCGGTAACACACATATTTAATCACGTTCTCTTCCATACTTCTACAAATTTTGCATAAAAAAGAGGCCTCGGCATCATCGCCAGAGCCTATACTTGTTCCTCAGAACTAATAAGATCCTTACAGTCCAATTTCTGATATACGTTCTCCAAAAAATACTGTAGAAGTGTGAGTGTAACAATAATGTAGCAGTGCGGGTGTAGCAGTAATGTAGCAATGTGCCACATTTTGATACGTTTTACTACTTTCACCCGCACTTCAAATGCCCATTTTAAGCCATTTCTTAGAACTTGCCAGCCTTAGCAGCTTCCTCGATGGAAACTGCAACAGCAACAGTCATACCAACCATCGGGTTGTTACCTGCGCCGATCAGACCCATCATCTCAACGTGAGCCGGTACGGAAGATGATCCTGCAAACTGAGCGTCAGAATGCATACGTCCCAGAGTATCGGTCATACCGTAAGAAGCCGGACCAGCCGCCATGTTGTCCGGATGAAGAGTACGTCCTGTACCACCGCCGGATGCAACTGAGAAATACTTCTTACCAGCCTCAATACACTCTTTCTTATAAGTACCTGCAACCGGATGCTGGAAACGGGTCGGGTTAGTAGAGTTACCAGTAATGGAAACATCAACGCCCTCTTTCCACATAATAGCAACGCCCTCACGAACGTCGTTAGCGCCGTAGCAGTTTACTTTAGAACGAAGTCCATCAGAGTAAGCAGTTCTCTGAACTTCTTTCAGTTCTCCTGTATAGTAATCATATTCTGTTTGAACATACGTGAAACCGTTAATTCTGGAAATAATCTTTGCTGCATCTTTTCCAAGACCGTTCAGGATAACACGAAGCGGTTTCTGACGTACTTTGTTTGCTTTCTCTGCGATACCGATCGCACCTTCTGCTGCTGCAAAGGATTCATGTCCGGCAAGGAATGCGAAACAATCTGTATCTTCTTCCAGAAGCATCTTTCCAAGGTTACCATGTCCAAGACCTACTTTTCTCTGGTCTGCAACGGAACCCGGGATACAGAAAGCCTGAAGGCCTTCTCCGATTGCTGCTGCTGCATCTGCTGCTCTTGTACAGCCTTTCTTGATCGCGATTGCTGCACCTGTGATATATGCCCAGCATGCGTTCTCAAAACAAATCGGCTGAATACCTTTTACCTGATTGTAAACATCAAGGCCTGCGTCTTTTGTAATCTTCTCAGCCTCTTCCAAAGAAGCAATGCCATAGCTGTTTAATACTTCATTGATTTTATCAATTCTTCTCTCATATGATTCAAATAAAGCCATTTACTTGTCCTCCTGATATATGAAACGTTACCTTACTATGTACTCGTCCTATAAGCCAGCTCTCTACTCATACTTCCGATAATCGGACACATAATGAACTTCGTTCATTATGGCGCGTTGCGCCTTCAATCTGTCCTATATGCCGGTCTTCATGCAAGCATGAGCCCGTCCTATAAGCCAGCTCTCTTCCCTTGCTTCCGATAATCGGACTCATAATGAACTTCGTTCATTATGGCGCGTTGCGCCTTCAATCTGTCTTATACGCCGGCTCTCATGCCAGCATGAGCCCGTCCTATAAGCCAGCTCTCAGTCCGCTTATCTCGACTATTCCTTACGCGGGTCGATGATCTTAACGGCGTCAGCTACACGTCCGTACTGTCCCTGAGCCTTCTCCCATGCTACGTTCGGCTCATCGCCGGCTTTGATGAAGTCAGTGAACTTGCCAAGGCTTACGAACTTGTATCCGATAATCTCGTTCTGCTCATCGAGAGCGATTCCTGTAACATATCCTTCAGCCATCTCAAGATAACGCGGTCCCTTTGCAAGTGTTCCGTACATGGTACCAACCTGAGAACGAAGGCCCTTTCCAAGGTCTTCAAGACCAGCGCCGATCGGAAGTCCGTCTTCAGAGAATGCACTCTGTGTTCTTCCGTAAACGATCTGTAAGAATAATTCTCTCATTGCTGTATTAATAGCATCACATACAAGGTCTGTATTGAGCGCTTCTAAAATGGTCTTTCCCGGAAGGATTTCTGAAGCCATCGCTGCGGAATGAGTCATTCCTGAACATCCGATGGTCTCTACCAAAGCTTCCTGGATGATACCGTCTTTAACATTCAAAGTCAGTTTGCAGGTTCCCTGCTGAGGAGCACACCAGCCAATGCCGTGTGTTAATCCGGAAATATCCTTTACTTCTTTAGCCTTTACCCATTTTGCTTCTTCCGGAATCGGAGCCGGTCCGTGATTTGCACCCTGAGCCACCGGACACATCATTTCTACTTCATGTGAATAAATCATGTTAAAACTCCTTTCAAATGTGTATGATTTTCTTCCTATAGGGTGTTCGTTATTTAATTAACACCATATACTGATATTTTCGCATAATTTTCTACATTCGTCAATCGTTACTTTGTACAAGATTCCAAAATTCGCTATCCGTTTTATAGGCACGAACCTCCTCCTGCGTGTACGGCGCTGTTATCCATCCACGCGCGATCGTGGGGTTCTCTCCTTCGCTTCGATAATGGTATGTGAGGCCGATCTCAAGACCCTCGGCATCCACAAAAAAG of Roseburia hominis contains these proteins:
- a CDS encoding branched-chain amino acid ABC transporter permease, with product MKKMNKITRNNLITYLMVIGIYIVAQVLVMTGSISSLLKGLLVPLCAYVILAVSLNLTVGILGELSLGHAGFMCVGAFTSAFFSKCMVEVIPTAGVRYFLALLIGAVCAGICGILIGIPVLRLKGDYLAIVTLAFGEIIKNVVNILFIGKDSAGFHFSTKDSLSLGLEEGGKIIINGPQGITGTPKDSTFTVGVILILITLFIVQNLIYSRSGRAIMAIRDNRIAAESIGINITKYKLMAFSISAALAGVAGVIYAHNLATLTAQPKNFGYNMSIMILVFVVLGGIGNIRGSILAAIVLTLLPELLRGLNDYRMLIYAVVLIIMMLFNWSPKAVEWREKYTAKLRSSRKKNTKEAA
- a CDS encoding branched-chain amino acid ABC transporter permease, with the protein product MSFVSYLINGISLGSVYAIIALGYTMVYGIAKMLNFAHGDVIMIGAYVVLLAVTGAGMPPVVAVLIAVVFCTILGVAIERIAYRPLRNASSSLAVLITAIGVSYLLQNVALLIFGANTKSFTSVVSVPAIKLADGQLTISGETIVTIISCIVIMVGLTLFIRKTKAGQAMRAVSEDKGAAQLMGINVNATIALTFAIGSALAAVAGALLCSAYPTLTPYTGAMPGIKAFVAAVFGGIGSIPGAMIGGILLGVIEIFGKAYISSQIADAIVFGVLIVVLIVKPTGIFGKNIQEKV
- a CDS encoding ABC transporter substrate-binding protein — encoded protein: MRKMKKILSVALVAAMAVTLVAGCGSKEKSEGGSDKIKIGGIGPVTGGAAVYGQAVKDGAELAVAEINEAGGINGCQVEFDFQDDENDAEKAVNAYNTLKDWGMQALLGTVTSAPCVAVGEVAQSDNMFLLTPSGTAVECVQYDNAFRVCFSDPMQGLESAKYIGENGIAKKVAVIYDSSDVYSSGIYEAFVKEAKNQNIEIVAAEQFTGESKTDFSVQLQKAKDAGAELVFLPFYYSEAALVLKQAAGMSFSPIFFGCDGMDGILGVEGFEADLANNLLFLSPFTPTSTDETIQKFVKDFQDKYGHTPNQFAADAYDGVYAIKAAMEKADVKADMESSDVCDALKGAMVEITIDGVTAKGLKWEASGEPSKAPMVVKIADGDYAVVE
- a CDS encoding GGGtGRT protein is translated as MALFESYERRIDKINEVLNSYGIASLEEAEKITKDAGLDVYNQVKGIQPICFENACWAYITGAAIAIKKGCTRAADAAAAIGEGLQAFCIPGSVADQRKVGLGHGNLGKMLLEEDTDCFAFLAGHESFAAAEGAIGIAEKANKVRQKPLRVILNGLGKDAAKIISRINGFTYVQTEYDYYTGELKEVQRTAYSDGLRSKVNCYGANDVREGVAIMWKEGVDVSITGNSTNPTRFQHPVAGTYKKECIEAGKKYFSVASGGGTGRTLHPDNMAAGPASYGMTDTLGRMHSDAQFAGSSSVPAHVEMMGLIGAGNNPMVGMTVAVAVSIEEAAKAGKF